A window of Accipiter gentilis chromosome 24, bAccGen1.1, whole genome shotgun sequence contains these coding sequences:
- the LOC126050305 gene encoding thymosin beta-15A homolog gives MCDKPDLSEVEKFDKKKLKKTNTEEKNTLPSKETIEQEKECVKSS, from the exons ATGTGCGACAAGCCAGACCTCTCGGAGGTGGAGAAATTCGAcaagaagaagctgaagaaaaccaACACGGAGGAGAAGAACACGCTGCCCTCCAAGGAGA CTATTGAGCAGGAGAAGGAATGTGTGAAGTCCTCCTAG